One genomic segment of Bacteroides caccae includes these proteins:
- a CDS encoding glucoamylase family protein: MLLFLSTLTLTFQSCKGKSSSNLTAATDSLSDDALMDTVQRRTFLYFWEGAEPNSGLAPERYHVDGVYPQNDANVVTSGGSGFGIMAILAGIDRGYVTREEGLARMERIVSFLEKADRFHGAYPHWWYGDTGKVKPFGQKDNGGDLVETAFLMQGLLAVHQYYANGNDKEKAIAQRIDRLWREVDWDWYRKGGQNVLYWHWSPTYGWEMDFPIHGYNECMIMYILAAASPTHGVPAAVYHDGWAQNGAIVSPHKVEGIELHLRYQGTEAGPLFWAQYSFLGLDPVGLKDEYCPSYFHEMRNLTLVNRAYCIRNPKHYKGFGPDCWGLTASYSVDGYAAHSPNEQDDKGVISPTAALSSIVYTPEYSLQVMRHLYNMGDKVFGPFGFYDAFSETDNWYPQRYLAIDQGPIAVMIENYRTGLLWKLFMSHPDVQAGLTKLGFNTNKQDVRQQ; the protein is encoded by the coding sequence ATGCTACTGTTTCTATCCACCCTTACCCTGACCTTCCAAAGTTGTAAGGGAAAAAGCAGCAGCAACCTCACCGCCGCCACCGACTCACTATCGGATGACGCCTTAATGGATACCGTTCAGCGAAGGACTTTCCTTTATTTCTGGGAAGGTGCAGAACCCAACAGCGGTCTTGCCCCCGAACGTTATCACGTAGACGGCGTATATCCGCAGAATGACGCCAACGTGGTCACCTCCGGCGGCAGCGGCTTCGGCATCATGGCTATCCTTGCCGGTATAGACCGCGGCTACGTCACCCGCGAAGAAGGATTGGCACGTATGGAACGTATCGTCTCCTTCCTCGAAAAGGCCGACCGTTTTCACGGAGCTTACCCGCACTGGTGGTATGGTGATACCGGAAAAGTGAAGCCGTTCGGTCAGAAAGACAACGGCGGCGACCTCGTAGAAACCGCCTTCCTGATGCAGGGTCTTCTAGCCGTGCACCAATACTACGCAAACGGTAATGACAAAGAAAAGGCCATAGCCCAACGTATCGACCGCCTCTGGCGGGAGGTAGACTGGGACTGGTACCGCAAAGGCGGACAAAACGTTCTTTATTGGCATTGGAGTCCTACTTACGGCTGGGAAATGGATTTCCCCATACATGGCTACAACGAATGCATGATTATGTATATCCTTGCCGCCGCTTCACCGACGCACGGAGTACCTGCCGCTGTCTATCATGACGGTTGGGCACAGAACGGAGCGATTGTTTCCCCGCACAAGGTGGAAGGTATAGAATTGCATCTCCGCTACCAGGGCACGGAAGCCGGACCGCTTTTCTGGGCACAATATTCTTTCCTCGGCCTCGACCCCGTCGGACTGAAAGACGAATACTGTCCCAGCTACTTCCACGAAATGCGTAACCTGACGCTAGTCAACCGCGCCTACTGTATCCGCAACCCCAAACACTATAAAGGTTTCGGGCCGGACTGCTGGGGGCTGACCGCCAGTTACTCCGTCGACGGATACGCCGCCCACTCGCCGAACGAGCAGGACGACAAAGGGGTCATCTCCCCCACCGCCGCACTTTCGTCTATCGTCTACACCCCGGAATATTCTCTGCAAGTGATGCGCCACCTATATAATATGGGAGACAAAGTATTCGGTCCTTTCGGATTCTACGACGCTTTCAGCGAAACGGACAACTGGTATCCGCAACGCTATCTGGCTATCGACCAAGGACCTATCGCCGTCATGATCGAGAATTACCGGACAGGCCTGTTATGGAAACTCTTTATGAGCCACCCCGATGTACAAGCCGGATTGACGAAACTCGGTTTTAATACCAACAAACAGGATGTGAGACAACAATAA
- the bglX gene encoding beta-glucosidase BglX produces the protein MIYKKLSLLILFFATGLLTASAQKSPQDMDRFIDALMKKMTTEEKIGQLNLPVTGEITTGQAKSSDIAGKIKKGEVGGLFNLKGVEKIREVQKQAVEESRLGIPLLFGMDVIHGYETMFPIPLGLSCTWDMAAIEESARIAAVEASADGISWTFSPMVDISRDPRWGRVSEGNGEDPFLGAMIAEAMVRGYQGKDMKRNDEIMACVKHFALYGASEAGRDYNTVDMSRQRMFNDYMLPYEAAVEAGVGSVMASFNEVDGIPATANKWLMTDILRGQWGFNGFVVTDYTGISEMIDHGIGNLQTVTARAINAGVDMDMVSEGFVGTLKKSIQEGKVSMETLNTACRRILVAKYKLGLFDNPYKYCDPKRPARDIFTKAHRDAARRIAAESFVLLKNDSPDGNPNGNPLLPFNPKGNIAVIGPLANSRANMPGTWSVAAVLDRCPSLVEGLKEMTAGKANIMYAKGSNLISDAAYEERATMFGRSLNRDNRTDQQLLDEALNVARRSDIIIAALGESSEMSGESSSRTNLDLPDVQQNLLKELLKTGKPVVLVLFTGRPLTLNWEQEHVPAILNVWFGGSEAAYAIGDALFGYVNPGGKLTMTFPKNVGQIPLYYAHKNTGRPLGQGKWFEKFRSNYLDVDNEPLYPFGYGLSYTTFSYSDIDLSHSSMDMNGSLTAVVTVTNTGTWPGSEVVQLYIRDVVGSSTRPVKELKGFQKIFLEPGEMKIVRFKIAPEMLRYYNYDLQLVAEPGDFEVMIGTNSRDVKTARFTLN, from the coding sequence ATGATATACAAGAAACTAAGTTTATTAATCCTGTTCTTTGCGACAGGACTCCTGACCGCATCCGCTCAGAAGTCGCCACAAGACATGGATCGTTTCATCGACGCATTGATGAAAAAAATGACCACCGAAGAAAAGATCGGTCAGTTGAACCTTCCCGTCACGGGAGAGATTACTACCGGACAAGCCAAGAGCAGCGACATCGCCGGCAAAATCAAGAAAGGCGAAGTGGGAGGACTGTTCAACCTGAAAGGGGTGGAGAAAATACGTGAGGTACAGAAACAGGCTGTGGAAGAGTCACGCCTCGGCATTCCGTTGTTGTTCGGCATGGACGTGATCCATGGATACGAAACGATGTTCCCTATCCCTCTCGGACTCTCCTGTACATGGGATATGGCGGCTATCGAAGAATCCGCCCGCATTGCAGCCGTAGAAGCCAGCGCCGACGGTATCTCATGGACGTTCAGCCCAATGGTGGATATTTCGCGCGACCCGCGTTGGGGACGTGTATCCGAAGGTAACGGTGAAGATCCGTTTCTGGGAGCTATGATTGCCGAAGCCATGGTGCGCGGCTATCAGGGCAAAGATATGAAACGCAATGACGAAATCATGGCTTGCGTAAAGCACTTCGCCCTGTACGGAGCAAGTGAAGCCGGACGTGACTACAATACGGTGGACATGAGCCGCCAACGGATGTTCAACGACTATATGCTGCCTTACGAAGCCGCCGTTGAAGCAGGCGTAGGCAGTGTCATGGCATCATTCAACGAGGTGGACGGCATTCCGGCCACTGCCAACAAATGGTTAATGACGGACATCCTGCGCGGTCAGTGGGGATTCAACGGATTTGTAGTCACCGACTATACCGGTATTTCCGAAATGATAGACCACGGTATCGGCAACCTCCAGACGGTAACGGCACGTGCCATCAACGCCGGAGTGGATATGGATATGGTCAGCGAAGGTTTTGTTGGTACTCTGAAAAAATCCATTCAGGAAGGCAAGGTTTCTATGGAAACATTGAACACCGCCTGCCGCCGCATCCTGGTAGCGAAATACAAACTGGGGTTGTTCGACAACCCGTATAAATATTGCGACCCGAAACGTCCGGCACGTGACATCTTTACGAAGGCACACCGCGACGCTGCCCGCAGAATTGCGGCAGAAAGTTTCGTCCTGCTCAAAAACGACAGCCCCGACGGAAATCCGAACGGCAACCCTCTGCTGCCTTTTAATCCTAAAGGCAACATCGCCGTGATAGGCCCGCTAGCCAACAGCCGTGCCAATATGCCCGGAACATGGAGCGTAGCCGCCGTGCTCGACCGTTGCCCATCACTGGTGGAAGGCTTGAAAGAGATGACTGCCGGAAAAGCGAATATCATGTATGCCAAAGGCAGCAACCTGATTAGTGACGCCGCCTACGAAGAACGCGCCACCATGTTCGGCCGTTCACTGAACCGCGACAACCGGACCGACCAGCAATTGCTGGACGAAGCCTTGAATGTAGCCCGCCGCTCGGACATCATCATCGCAGCCTTGGGCGAATCGTCAGAAATGAGCGGGGAAAGCAGCAGCCGCACTAACCTGGACCTCCCCGACGTACAACAAAACCTGTTAAAAGAATTACTGAAAACCGGAAAGCCGGTAGTACTGGTGTTATTCACTGGTCGTCCGCTTACGCTAAACTGGGAACAGGAACACGTGCCCGCTATTCTGAATGTATGGTTCGGAGGTAGCGAAGCGGCCTACGCTATCGGCGACGCCCTCTTCGGTTATGTCAACCCGGGCGGCAAACTGACGATGACTTTCCCGAAGAACGTCGGACAGATCCCTCTTTATTATGCGCATAAGAACACCGGACGCCCGTTGGGACAGGGTAAATGGTTCGAGAAGTTCCGCAGCAACTATCTCGATGTGGATAACGAGCCACTCTATCCGTTCGGTTACGGACTTTCTTATACCACTTTCTCTTACAGCGATATCGACTTGAGCCATTCCAGCATGGACATGAACGGCTCGCTGACCGCAGTAGTGACAGTCACCAACACGGGCACATGGCCCGGTTCGGAGGTAGTACAGCTTTATATCCGCGACGTCGTCGGCAGCAGTACCCGTCCGGTGAAAGAGCTGAAAGGTTTTCAGAAGATATTTCTCGAACCGGGTGAAATGAAGATTGTCCGTTTCAAGATTGCTCCGGAAATGTTGCGATATTACAATTATGACCTGCAACTGGTAGCGGAGCCGGGAGATTTCGAAGTGATGATCGGCACCAACAGCCGGGATGTGAAAACAGCAAGATTCACTTTGAACTAA
- a CDS encoding RagB/SusD family nutrient uptake outer membrane protein, translating into MKLDKYIFSTFIAAAALTLGSCSDFLDRSPQGQFTEDDNPNALVNGKIYNVYTMMRSYDITAGTTALAIHCLRSEDEEKGSIASDGSDVAEMYDDFKYTASNGLLGAYWGKNYAVIYQCNDILDAIAEKETAGQTEAEDIINKGEASFFRAYCYFNLVRAFGEVPLVTYKINDASEANIPKTTVDKIYEQIDADLKTAEESLPETWSTEYLGRLTWGAARSLHARTYMMRNDWNNMYTASTDVIKKGLYNLRTPYNEIFTDDGENSGGSIFELQCTATAALPQSDIIGSQFCEVQGVRGADQWDLGWGWHMATELMAQAYEPGDPRKNATLLYFRRSDSEPITPENTNEPYGESPVSPAIGAYFNKKAYTDPALRKEYTNKGYWVNIRLIRYADVLLMGAESANEKGISGEAIDYLEQVRARARGTNTNILPKVTTTDQGELREAIRHERRVELGLEFDRFYDLVRWGIAKEVLQAAGKNYQDKNALLPLPQTEIDKSKGVLVQNPDYQ; encoded by the coding sequence ATGAAACTAGATAAATATATATTTTCAACCTTTATTGCTGCGGCCGCACTCACTTTGGGCAGTTGCAGTGACTTTCTGGACCGCAGTCCGCAAGGACAGTTTACAGAAGACGATAATCCCAATGCGCTGGTCAACGGTAAAATCTACAATGTCTACACGATGATGCGTAGCTACGATATCACCGCAGGCACTACCGCCCTCGCTATCCACTGTCTCCGTTCCGAAGACGAAGAAAAGGGAAGTATTGCCAGTGACGGGTCGGATGTAGCCGAGATGTATGACGACTTCAAATACACGGCCTCCAATGGTCTGCTAGGTGCTTATTGGGGAAAGAACTACGCCGTTATCTATCAGTGTAACGACATCCTCGACGCCATTGCCGAGAAAGAAACTGCCGGACAGACCGAAGCCGAAGACATCATCAACAAAGGTGAAGCCTCTTTCTTCCGTGCCTATTGCTACTTCAACCTGGTAAGGGCATTCGGCGAAGTCCCTCTGGTGACTTACAAGATCAACGACGCTTCGGAAGCCAACATTCCGAAAACCACCGTCGATAAAATCTACGAGCAGATTGATGCCGACCTGAAAACCGCCGAGGAGTCACTGCCGGAAACATGGAGTACCGAGTACCTGGGACGACTGACATGGGGAGCCGCCCGTTCTTTGCACGCACGTACATATATGATGCGTAACGACTGGAACAATATGTACACTGCCTCCACCGACGTCATCAAGAAAGGGCTCTACAACCTAAGAACTCCGTATAATGAAATCTTCACCGATGATGGCGAAAATAGCGGCGGTTCTATCTTCGAACTGCAATGTACCGCTACTGCCGCCCTTCCTCAAAGCGATATTATCGGCAGCCAATTCTGCGAAGTGCAAGGTGTGCGCGGAGCGGACCAATGGGACTTGGGCTGGGGCTGGCACATGGCAACCGAACTTATGGCGCAAGCCTACGAACCGGGCGACCCGCGCAAGAACGCCACCCTGCTTTACTTCCGCAGATCGGACAGCGAACCGATTACTCCGGAAAATACCAACGAGCCTTACGGCGAATCTCCCGTCTCTCCGGCAATAGGTGCTTACTTCAACAAGAAAGCCTATACCGACCCTGCCCTGCGTAAAGAATATACCAATAAAGGATATTGGGTGAACATCCGCCTGATCCGTTATGCAGATGTCTTGCTCATGGGAGCCGAATCCGCCAACGAGAAGGGTATCTCCGGTGAGGCAATCGACTACCTGGAACAAGTACGTGCACGTGCCAGAGGCACCAACACCAACATTCTTCCCAAAGTGACCACTACCGACCAGGGAGAACTGCGTGAAGCTATCCGCCACGAACGCCGTGTGGAACTGGGACTTGAGTTCGACCGTTTCTACGACCTCGTCCGCTGGGGCATTGCAAAAGAAGTATTGCAAGCTGCCGGCAAAAATTATCAGGACAAGAACGCTTTACTTCCATTGCCTCAGACTGAAATAGACAAGTCCAAAGGGGTACTGGTGCAAAATCCCGATTACCAATAA
- a CDS encoding SusC/RagA family TonB-linked outer membrane protein, with protein sequence MEKFNAMRTRLLQHLQKKTTWFKSIVALTCLLLTSASAFAQTKTVTGTVTDAANEPLIGASVLVQGTSTGTITDMDGKYSISVTPDDVLAFSYVGMTSQSVKVGAQTVINVTLKEDSQVLAETVVIGYGSAKKRDLTGSITNIKGEELANKPAMNPLSSLQGKVAGVQIVNSGRAGSDPEIRIRGTNSINGYKPLYIVDGLFNDNINFLNPEDIESMEILKDPSSLAIFGVRGANGVIIITTKKAKEGQTLVNINTSFGFKKVVDKVKLVNGSQFRELYSEQLANQEDAPFDFTGWNANTDWQDEIFQTAFITNNNISITGASPKHSFYLGVGYSYEQGNIEHEKFSKVTINASNDYKITDYLKVGFQFNGARMLPADSKQVLNALRATPIAPVYNDEYGLYSALPEFQKAQINNPMVDVSLRANTTKAENYRASGNIYGEVDFLKHFNFKAMFSMDYASNNGRTYQPIVKVYDPTVSGNIATLGTGKTEVSQFKENETKVQSDYVLTYTNSFDNGNHNLTATAGFTTYYNSLSRLDGARKQGVGLVIPNDPDKWFVSIGDAATATNGSTQWERSTLSMLARVIYNYKGKYLFNGSFRRDGSSAFSYTGNEWQNFFSLGGGWLMSEEEFMKDIKWLDMLKIKASYGTLGNQNLDKAYPAEPLLSNAYSAVFGKPSIIYPGYQLAYLPNPNLRWEKVEAWEAGFETNLLRNRLHFEGVYYKKNTKDLLAEVPGISGTIPGIGNLGQIQNKGVEMAVTWRDQIGEWGYSVSANLTTIKNEVKSLVQEGYSIIAGDKQQSYTMAGYPIGYFYGYKVEGVYQSQADIDASPKNTLATVTPGDLKFADVDGNGEITPEDRTMIGNPTPKVTYGFSLGVNYKNWSLGIDMMGQGGNKIFRTWDNYNFAQFNYLEQRLDRWHGEGTSNTQPLLNSKHSINYLNSDYYIESGNFFRIRNVQLAYAFDKSLLAKIRLQALKVYVNIQNLKTWKHNTGYTPELGGTATAFGVDNGSYPVPAVYTFGINLTF encoded by the coding sequence ATGGAAAAATTTAATGCAATGAGGACTAGACTTTTACAACATCTTCAGAAGAAAACCACTTGGTTTAAGAGCATAGTGGCACTCACTTGCTTATTGCTTACCTCTGCATCTGCCTTTGCACAAACAAAGACGGTGACGGGTACGGTAACAGACGCTGCTAATGAACCACTAATAGGCGCATCGGTGCTCGTACAAGGAACTTCCACCGGAACCATTACAGACATGGACGGTAAGTATTCAATCTCTGTCACCCCGGACGACGTACTGGCATTTTCCTATGTGGGAATGACCTCGCAGAGCGTCAAGGTCGGTGCGCAGACCGTTATCAACGTCACCCTGAAAGAAGATTCGCAAGTGCTAGCCGAAACGGTAGTTATCGGATATGGTAGTGCTAAGAAAAGGGACTTGACAGGTTCTATCACCAACATCAAAGGAGAAGAACTTGCCAACAAACCTGCCATGAACCCGCTTTCTTCCTTACAGGGAAAAGTGGCCGGCGTGCAAATCGTAAACTCCGGACGTGCCGGCTCCGACCCGGAAATTCGTATTCGCGGTACAAACTCTATCAACGGATATAAACCTTTGTATATCGTTGACGGACTATTCAACGATAACATCAACTTCCTCAACCCGGAGGATATCGAATCCATGGAGATTCTGAAAGACCCGTCTTCACTGGCGATCTTCGGTGTCCGTGGTGCTAACGGTGTGATTATCATCACCACCAAAAAAGCCAAAGAAGGACAAACACTGGTAAATATAAACACCTCCTTCGGCTTCAAGAAAGTAGTAGATAAGGTGAAGCTGGTAAACGGATCGCAATTCCGTGAGTTATACAGCGAGCAGCTCGCCAATCAGGAAGACGCCCCGTTCGACTTCACCGGCTGGAATGCAAATACCGACTGGCAGGATGAAATCTTCCAGACAGCTTTTATCACCAACAATAATATAAGCATTACGGGAGCTTCGCCCAAACATAGTTTCTATCTGGGCGTAGGTTACTCGTATGAACAGGGCAACATCGAACATGAGAAATTCAGCAAAGTGACGATTAATGCAAGTAACGATTACAAGATTACGGATTATCTGAAAGTCGGCTTCCAGTTCAACGGGGCACGTATGCTTCCCGCCGACTCCAAACAAGTACTGAATGCCCTCCGTGCCACCCCGATCGCTCCGGTATATAATGATGAATACGGACTATACAGTGCACTGCCGGAATTTCAGAAAGCACAGATCAACAATCCAATGGTAGACGTCAGTCTGAGAGCAAACACCACCAAAGCCGAGAACTACCGGGCGTCCGGTAATATCTACGGTGAAGTGGACTTCCTGAAACATTTCAACTTCAAAGCGATGTTCTCTATGGACTATGCTTCCAATAACGGACGGACATACCAGCCTATCGTCAAAGTGTACGACCCCACTGTCAGCGGGAATATAGCCACCTTGGGAACAGGCAAAACCGAGGTCAGCCAGTTCAAGGAAAATGAAACGAAAGTACAGAGTGACTATGTGTTGACATATACGAACAGCTTCGACAATGGCAACCATAACCTGACTGCTACTGCAGGTTTCACGACTTATTACAATTCCCTGAGCCGCTTGGACGGAGCACGCAAACAAGGTGTAGGTCTGGTGATTCCCAACGATCCGGACAAATGGTTCGTGAGTATCGGTGATGCAGCCACTGCCACCAATGGAAGCACGCAGTGGGAACGCAGCACACTGTCCATGCTTGCACGTGTTATCTACAACTATAAAGGCAAATACCTGTTCAACGGTTCGTTCCGTCGCGACGGTTCTTCCGCTTTCTCTTATACGGGCAACGAATGGCAGAACTTCTTCTCTCTGGGAGGCGGCTGGCTGATGTCCGAAGAAGAATTCATGAAAGATATCAAATGGCTCGATATGTTGAAAATCAAGGCTTCTTACGGTACGCTGGGTAATCAGAACCTAGATAAAGCCTACCCTGCCGAGCCGTTACTGAGCAACGCTTATTCCGCCGTATTCGGCAAACCGTCTATCATCTATCCGGGCTATCAGCTTGCCTATCTGCCCAATCCAAATCTCCGTTGGGAAAAAGTAGAAGCTTGGGAAGCCGGATTTGAAACGAATCTTCTCCGCAACCGACTGCATTTTGAAGGTGTTTATTACAAGAAAAACACCAAAGACCTGCTGGCCGAAGTTCCCGGTATTTCCGGAACAATTCCGGGGATAGGTAACTTGGGACAGATTCAGAATAAAGGAGTAGAAATGGCTGTGACCTGGCGCGACCAGATCGGCGAATGGGGATATTCTGTCAGTGCCAACCTAACCACCATCAAGAATGAAGTGAAGAGTCTGGTTCAGGAAGGATACTCTATCATCGCCGGAGACAAGCAGCAAAGTTATACAATGGCAGGCTATCCGATCGGTTACTTCTACGGTTATAAGGTAGAAGGCGTTTATCAGTCGCAAGCCGACATAGACGCATCGCCCAAGAACACGCTTGCCACCGTCACCCCCGGTGACTTGAAATTCGCAGATGTCGACGGAAACGGAGAAATTACTCCGGAAGACCGTACCATGATAGGTAATCCTACCCCGAAAGTAACTTACGGTTTCTCCCTCGGAGTGAACTACAAGAACTGGTCGTTGGGGATCGACATGATGGGACAAGGCGGTAACAAGATATTCCGTACGTGGGATAACTACAACTTCGCCCAGTTCAACTACCTCGAACAACGGCTGGACCGTTGGCACGGGGAAGGTACTTCCAATACCCAACCGTTGCTGAACTCCAAGCACTCTATCAACTACCTGAATTCGGATTATTACATCGAAAGCGGCAACTTCTTCCGTATCCGTAACGTACAACTTGCCTATGCATTCGACAAGAGCCTGCTTGCCAAAATCCGCCTGCAAGCCCTGAAAGTGTATGTCAACATACAAAACTTGAAAACATGGAAGCATAACACCGGATATACTCCGGAATTGGGAGGAACCGCCACCGCATTCGGCGTAGACAACGGAAGCTATCCCGTACCGGCAGTCTATACGTTCGGTATTAACCTGACATTCTAA
- a CDS encoding carbohydrate kinase family protein, with protein MKKHQLCCIGHITLDKVVTPQSTVYMPGGTAFYCSHAIRHFNDIDYTLVTAVGATEMNVVKQLRKVGIDVTALPSRHSVYFENIYGTNPDDRTQRVLAKADPFTASQLREIDAEIYHLGSLLADDFSLEVIKELSLKGLIAVDSQGYLREVRDTHVYPTDWTDKREALRYIHFLKVNEHEMEVLTGLSDPHEAARRLHEWGVKEVLVTLGSMGSLIFNGTDFFRIPAYKPVQVVDATGCGDTYTIGYLYQRVSGTGIEEAGRFAAAMSTLKIEKSGPFNGNKEDVFHCIETAEEMF; from the coding sequence ATGAAGAAACATCAACTTTGCTGTATTGGTCACATCACATTAGATAAAGTAGTTACCCCTCAAAGCACTGTTTATATGCCGGGAGGAACCGCTTTTTACTGTTCACACGCCATTCGTCATTTCAATGATATCGACTATACACTGGTCACGGCAGTTGGTGCAACAGAAATGAACGTTGTAAAACAGCTGCGTAAGGTCGGCATTGATGTCACTGCATTGCCCAGCCGGCATTCCGTATATTTCGAGAACATCTACGGGACCAATCCCGATGACCGTACCCAACGTGTACTGGCAAAAGCTGATCCTTTCACCGCTTCCCAACTCCGTGAGATAGACGCGGAGATTTACCACCTCGGCTCCCTGCTAGCCGACGACTTCTCACTGGAAGTAATCAAGGAGCTTTCCCTAAAAGGATTGATTGCAGTAGACTCACAAGGTTACCTGCGTGAAGTACGTGACACTCATGTATATCCGACAGACTGGACCGACAAGCGGGAAGCCTTACGATATATCCATTTCCTGAAAGTCAACGAACACGAAATGGAAGTGCTGACCGGACTTTCCGATCCTCACGAAGCCGCCCGGCGGTTGCATGAATGGGGAGTAAAAGAAGTGTTAGTTACATTGGGAAGCATGGGCTCACTTATTTTCAACGGGACGGACTTTTTCCGTATCCCGGCTTATAAGCCTGTGCAAGTGGTGGACGCGACAGGCTGCGGTGATACATATACAATCGGCTATCTGTATCAACGGGTATCCGGAACCGGCATTGAGGAGGCGGGGCGTTTCGCCGCTGCGATGTCGACACTGAAAATCGAGAAATCCGGTCCTTTCAACGGCAACAAAGAAGATGTCTTCCACTGCATAGAGACAGCGGAAGAAATGTTTTAA
- a CDS encoding S41 family peptidase, translating to MKNKIIQLLLLICCLPALTGCIREEEYANDPVGNFEQLWKIIDEQYCFLEAKGIDWDAVHEKYRKLVVPTMSNDDLFDLLSQMLYTLKDGHVNLSSAKRTSFYDEWYQGYDWNYREDILYQTYLGSASSGYYTAAGLKYKIFDNNIGYIRYESFSAGVGNGNLDEVLLYLSPCNGLIIDVRDNGGGNLTNSTRIAARFTNQKTLTGYIQHKTGPGHNDFSQMEPIYLEPSNSIRWQKKVVILTNRRCYSATNDFVNAMRSIEDTEIIQLGDRTGGGSGLPFSSELPNGWSIRFSASPHFDKNKQPLEEGIAPDVAINMSKEDQLENKDTLIEKAFEILNE from the coding sequence ATGAAAAATAAGATTATACAATTACTTTTACTAATCTGCTGCCTGCCGGCGCTGACCGGTTGCATCAGGGAAGAAGAGTACGCCAATGATCCCGTAGGCAACTTCGAGCAACTATGGAAGATCATTGACGAACAGTATTGTTTTCTGGAGGCAAAAGGCATTGACTGGGATGCCGTACACGAAAAATACCGAAAACTGGTGGTACCGACCATGTCCAACGATGATTTGTTTGACCTTCTGAGTCAGATGTTATATACCCTGAAAGACGGGCACGTCAATCTTTCTTCCGCCAAACGCACTTCTTTCTATGATGAGTGGTATCAGGGGTATGATTGGAACTACCGGGAAGACATTCTTTACCAGACCTATCTGGGCAGTGCCAGCAGCGGTTACTACACAGCAGCCGGACTGAAATATAAGATATTCGACAATAATATAGGATATATCCGTTATGAGAGTTTCAGTGCAGGGGTAGGAAACGGTAATCTGGATGAGGTTCTTCTCTACCTGTCACCTTGCAACGGATTAATCATTGATGTACGCGACAACGGAGGGGGAAACTTGACAAACTCCACCCGTATCGCCGCCCGGTTCACCAACCAAAAGACGCTGACCGGATACATTCAGCACAAGACCGGACCGGGACATAATGATTTCTCCCAAATGGAACCGATTTATCTGGAACCGTCCAACAGTATCCGGTGGCAGAAAAAGGTAGTGATATTAACCAACCGTCGTTGTTACAGCGCAACAAACGATTTTGTCAATGCGATGCGCAGCATAGAAGATACAGAAATTATCCAGTTGGGCGACCGGACCGGAGGTGGTTCCGGCCTTCCGTTCTCGTCCGAACTGCCGAACGGTTGGAGCATCCGCTTCTCCGCCAGCCCGCATTTCGATAAGAACAAACAGCCGTTGGAAGAAGGTATCGCACCGGATGTTGCTATCAATATGTCTAAGGAAGACCAACTTGAGAATAAAGATACACTGATAGAAAAGGCATTTGAGATACTAAACGAATAA